The DNA segment TGTTCTTTTTCTGGTTCAATTTCTTCATCTAAATATTCGTGCATTAGTTCAATGATATGTTCTGGACACATTTAACGTTTCACCTCTTATCACACATATCTTAATTGTTGTCTTAACGCTTCTCGTCCTCGGTGAATTCTTGTTTTAACCGTTCCAAGCGGCAAATCAAGAATTTCACTAATTTCATTTAATGACAGCTCTTCAATGTATTTTAGTACAATTGCAGAACGATATTTTTCAGGTAGTTTTAAGATTTCCTGTTGAACGGTCTCATGCAGCTCCAAACTTTCTACCTCATTTTCAGGCAGCGGAGTATTAGATGGGACCTGTGCATACATAGTTAATCCTTCTGTTCCTGCCACTTCCGAATCTAAATAATAATCAGGTTTCTTTTTCCTCATGCGGTCAATACATAAATTTGTGGCTATCCGAAAAAGCCAGGTAGAGAACTTTAAATCTTGATTAAACGATTTAATATTTACATAAGCTCGGATAAAAGCTTCCTGTGCCACGTCTTCCGCTTCGTGTCGGTTTCCCAGCATTCTAAAACAAAGCTGGTAGACACTATTTTTATATATCTCGACGATTTCACCAAAGGCATCCTGGTCGCCTTTAATGACTTGCTTTATTCTTTTTTTAATTATAGCTTCCATTAAATTACCTCAGCTCCAATGCTGCTATACGATAATACGAATCGCTAGCAAAAAAGTTTCGCTTTAAAACGAAATAACTTTCAATACCTATAATATTAACAAAAATTTACTATTACTGTTAAGGAAATAGTTTAAAGTTTTTTCCTTGGGGGTAAAAAGATATTAACATTTGAAAAGAAGAGAGGTCATGTGCAAAGTGGGTCTTCAACGTCCTAAGTTAATGAAGGAAATAGAAATATGCCGAGATGCAATGGTAAAACTTGCATCTGAGACTTCTTTATCACATCCCCATGTCATTGCAGTAAGTAAAAAGCTTGATGTGTTGCTTTATCAGTATCATACATTGGATTACTAAATAAAAAAAGCAGCTGTGGTTTTTCCAGCTGCCTTCGCTATTTATAAGAGTTTTTCACCAAATAATGAACCCATTAACTCAACTGCGCATACCGCAGTTTTATTTTTTTCATCTAGAATTGGGTTCACTTCTACAAATTCTACAGACGTAATAATTTTTGCTTCTTCTAGCATTTCCATAGCAAGATGACTTTCTCGGTAGCTGATTCCACCCATAACTGGTGTACCTACCCCTGGTGCATCACTAGGATCTAGACCATCTAAATCTAGTGATAAGTGAACGCCATCTGTTTTTTCCTTTAGATAGCCAATCGTTTCTTCCATTACTTTCGTCATACCTAAGCGGTCAATTTCATGCATAGTATAGACTTTTATACCTTTTTCCTTTATTAATTCTTTTTCGCCGTCATCTAGTGCCCTTGCTCCAATGATGACAACATTCTCAGGCTTTACTTTTGGAGAGTAGTTTAAGATTTGGGTTAATAAAGAGTGCCCCCATCCAAGGCTGACTGCTAAAGGCATCCCATGGATGTTTCCTGTAGGGCTTGTCTCCGCTGTATTCAAATCACCATGTGCATCATACCAAATGACACCTAGGTTTTTATAATGCTTAGAAACGCCAGCTAATGTACCAATTGCAATGCTATGATCTCCACCCAATACAAGTGGAAATGCCCCTGATTGAAGGACTTCGTCTACTTTTTCTGCTAGCAGCGTACTTTTTTCTGCCACTAGGTCGAGATTTCGTAAGTTTGATTCTTTATCTACGACTACTTCAGGTCTTCCAACTGGGATATCACCCAAATCGTGAATTTCATCGAACAGCGGTTTTAACCGTTCGTAGATTCCTGCATAGCGGATGGCACTAGGTCCCATATCCACTCCACGCCGCATTTGGCCTAAGTCCATAGGCATTCCAATAATAGATAGTTTCTTAGTCAAAGCAATTCCTCCCTAACCCTTTATCAATACTATTTTAACCGCTTTCATCCAGATGACTCAACTCGACAAAATTTTGTATATATATGCGGTGGGGATGTGGGGGTTTGGGAATATGGTACTCTATTCACTGTGCTGGTTCTGATATCGATGAAATGGAGCTCTTATGTGAGCCTGCGGACGGTTTTTCACTTAAAAATCATGATTATTGGTTCATAGGACCTCTCTACGTGATCTTTTTTTCTTAAAAGTCATGATCAAGGGCTCATAGCCCCCCTCTATGCGACCTTTTTTTCTTATTAATCCTGATTACGGGCTCGTAGGACCCCTCTACGCGACCTTTTTTTCTTAAAAGTCATGATTAAGGGCTCATAGGACCTCTCTACTCGACCTTTTTTACTTAAAAGTCATGATTAAGGGCTCATAGAACCGCTCTACACGACCTTTCTTACTTAAAATTCATGATAAAGGTCTCATAGAACCTCTCTATGCGACCTCTCTATTATTATAAGCTAGAATTCAAGCTCATAAAAAATACAGGTCATAAAAAAAGCCTTAAATCATCGTCTGATTTAAGGCAAAGTATGTAGTGTGATGGTGGAGCCTAGCGGGATCGAACCGCTGACCTCCTGCGTGCAAAGCAGGCGCTCTCCCAGCTGAGCTAAGGCCCCATCTATGGAGCGGAAGACGGGATTCGAACCCGCGACCCCCACCTTGGCAAGGTGGTGTTCTACCACTGAACTACTTCCGCATATTCGAAGATAAAACCCGAGGATATATATCCCAGGGTTTTATCTTAAATTATGAGCCATGAAGGACTCGAACCTTCGACCCTCTGATTAAAAGTCAGATGCTCTACCAACTGAGCTAATGGCTCTTGGCTGGGCTAGCTGGATTTGAACCAACGCATGTCGCAGTCAAAGTGCGATGCCTTACCGCTTGGCTATAGCCCAATATTGAATGTTAAATCTAGTTTGTCCAACTTTTTTAAAAATATAAATGGTGGAGGGGGACGGATTCGAACCGCCGAACCCGGAGGGAGCGGATTTACAGTCCGCCGCGTTTAGCCACTTCGCTACCCCTCCATATTTATTTTTAAAAAGATGGTGCCGGCGAGAGGACTTGAACCCCCAACCTACTGATTACAAGTCAGTTGCTCTACCAATTGAGCTACCCCGGCGTAAGATTAGTATAAAAATGGTGGAGGATGACGGGATCGAACCGCCGACCCTCTGCTTGTAAGGCAGATGCTCTCCCAGCTGAGCTAATCCTCCAAAATGGTGACCCCTACGGGATTCGAACCCGTGTTACCGCCGTGAAAGGGCGGTGTCTTAACCGCTTGACCAAGGGGCCGATATTCATAAAAATAGGTAAGCTTCCAAGCGGGCTCGAACCGCTGACCTCTTCCTTACCATGGAAGTGCTCTACCTACTGAGCTATGGAAGCACAGCTGAATTTTCTTGATGACATAAAAATGGCTCCGCAGGTAGGACTCGAACCTACGACCGATCGGTTAACAGCCGATAGCTCTACCACTGAGCTACTGCGGAACAATAAGATAACAGCCTGGCAACGTCCTACTCTCACAGGGACTTTCGTCCCAACTACCATCGGCGCTGAGAAGCTTAACTTCCGTGTTCGGTATGGGAACGGGTGTGACCTTCTCGCCATAATTACCAGACTATTATTTGACACTATTTATTATAATGTCTTTTTTAATTTTTTCAAGAGGAAAAAATTTTTTTCATTCCCTCAAAACTAGATAATGCAGAAGAAGTGTTTGTAAACTACGAGTTCGCTTTAAAAATTGGTTAAGTCCTCGAACGATTAGTATCAGTCAGCTCCACATGTTACCACGCTTCCACCTCTGACCTATCAACCTGATCATCTTTCAGGGTTCTTACTAGCTTGACGCTATGGGAAATCTCATCTTGAGGGGGGCTTCATGCTTAGATGCTTTCAGCACTTATCCCGTCCGCACATAGCTACCCAGCGATGCCTTTGGCAAGACAACTGGTACACCAGCGGTGCGTCCATCCCGGTCCTCTCGTACTAAGGACAGCTCCTCTCAAATTTCCTGCGCCCACGACGGATAGGGACCGAACTGTCTCACGACGTTCTGAACCCAGCTCGCGTACCGCTTTAATGGGCGAACAGCCCAACCCTTGGGACCGACTACAGCCCCAGGATGCGATGAGCCGACATCGAGGTGCCAAACCTCCCCGTCGATGTGGACTCTTGGGGAGATAAGCCTGTTATCCCCGGGGTAGCTTTTATCCGTTGAGCGATGGCCCTTCCATGCGGAACCACCGGATCACTAAGCCCGACTTTCGTCCCTGCTCGACTTGTAGGTCTCGCAGTCAAGCTCCCTTGTGCCTTTACACTCTACGAATGATTTCCAACCATTCTGAGGGAACCTTTGGGCGCCTCCGTTACTCTTTAGGAGGCGACCGCCCCAGTCAAACTGCCCACCTGACACTGTCTCCCACCCCGATAAGGGGTGCGGGTTAGAATTTCAATACAGCCAGGGTAGTATCCCACCGACGCCTCCACCGAAGCTAGCGCTCCGGTTTCTCAGGCTCCTACCTATCCTGTACAAGCTGTACCAAAATTCAATATCAGGCTACAGTAAAGCTCCACGGGGTCTTTCCGTCCTGTCGCGGGTAACCTGCATCTTCACAGGTACTATAATTTCACCGAGTCTCTCGTTGAGACAGTGCCCAGATCGTTACGCCTTTCGTGCGGGTCGGAACTTACCCGACAAGGAATTTCGCTACCTTAGGACCGTTATAGTTACGGCCGCCGTTTACTGGGGCTTCGATTCAGAGCTTCGCTTTTAAGGCTAACCCCTCCTCTTAACCTTCCAGCACCGGGCAGGCGTCAGCCCCTATACTTCGCCTTGCGGCTTCGCAGAGACCTGTGTTTTTGCTAAACAGTCGCCTGGGCCTATTCACTGCGGCTCTTCGAGGCTATTCACCTCAAAAAGCACCCCTTCTCCCGAAGTTACGGGGTCATTTTGCCGAGTTCCTTAACGAGAGTTCTCTCGCTCACCTTAGGATTCTCTCCTCGCCTACCTGTGTCGGTTTGCGGTACGGGCACCTTTTATCTCGCTAGAGGCTTTTCTTGGCAGTGTGGAATCAGGAACTTCGGTACTAAATTTCCCTCGCTATCACAGCTCAGCCTTTACGGAAAGCGGATTTCCTACTTTCCAGCCTAACTGCTTAGACGCGCATATCCAACAGCGCGCTTACCCTATCCTCCTGCGTCCCCCATCACTCAAACGATAAAGAGGTGGTACAGGAATATCAACCTGTTGTCCATCGCCTACGCCTTTCGGCCTCGGCTTAGGTCCCGACTAACCCTGAGCGGACGAGCCTTCCTCAGGAAACCTTAGGCATACGGTGGATGAGATTCTCACTCATCTTTCGCTACTCATACCGGCATTCTCACTTCTAAGCGCTCCACCAGTCCTTACGGTCTAGCTTCAACGCCCTTAGAACGCTCTCCTACCACTGACATCTAAGATGTCAATCCACAGCTTCGGTGTTACGTTTAGCCCCGGTACATTTTCGGCGCAGAGTCACTCGACCAGTGAGCTATTACGCACTCTTTAAATGGTGGCTGCTTCTAAGCCAACATCCTGGTTGTCTAAGCAACTCCACATCCTTTTCCACTTAACGTAAACTTTGGGACCTTAGCTGGTGGTCTGGGCTGTTTCCCTTTTGACTACGGATCTTATCACTCGCAGTCTGACTCCCACGGATAAGTCTTTGGCATTCGGAGTTTGTCTGAATTCGGTAACCCGATGAGGGCCCTAGTCCAAACAGTGCTCTACCTCCAAGACTCTAACTACGTGAGGCTAGCCCTAAAGCTATTTCGGAGAGAACCAGCTATCTCCAAGTTCGATTGGAATTTCTCCGCTACCCACACCTCATCCCCGCACTTTTCAACGTGCGTGGGTTCGGGCCTCCATCCAGTGTTACCTGGACTTCACCCTGGACATGGGTAGATCACCTGGTTTCGGGTCTACGACCACATACTCAATCGCCCTATTCAGACTCGCTTTCGCTGCGGCTCCGTCTCTTCAACTTAACCTTGCATGGGATCGTAACTCGCCGGTTCATTCTACAAAAGGCACGCTATCACCCATTAACGGGCTCTAACTACTTGTAGGCACACGGTTTCAGGAACTATTTCACTCCCCTTCCGGGTGCTTTTCACCTTTCCCTCACGGTACTGGTTCACTATCGGTCACTAGGGAGTATTTAGCCTTGGGAGATGGTCCTCCCTGCTTCCGACCGGATTTCTCGTGTCCGGCCGTACTCAGGATCCACTCAGGAGGGAACGAAGTTTCGACTACAGGGTTTTTACCTTCTCTGACGGGCCTTTCCAGGCCGCTTCATCTACCCCGTTCCTTTGTAACTCCATGTTGAGTGTCCTACAACCCCAAGAGGCAAGCCTCTTGGTTTGGGCTATGTCCCGTTTCGCTCGCCGCTACTCAGGGAATCGCGTTTGCTTTCTCTTCCTCCGGGTACTTAGATGTTTCAGTTCCCCGGGTATGCCTTCAATACCCTATGTATTCAGGTAAAGATACTGTTCCATTACGAACAGTGGGTTCCCCCATTCGGAAATCTCCGGATCAAAGCTTACTTACAGCTCCCCGAAGCATATCGGTGTTAGTCCCGTCCTTCATCGGCTCCTAGTGCCAAGGCATTCACCGTGCGCCCTTTCTAACTTAACCTGAAAGGTTTGTTTCTCTTAATTTAATAAGAGAGAAAACTAAAATGGCGATTACTCGATGTATTTACTTGACTTCTTCATTACGATTATCTAGTTTTCAAAGAACGATTAAAAAAGCTTTGAGAGATTGCACTCTCAAAACTAAACAAACAAGAAACAATCAAACAAACATGTTTTGTCTGGCTCATACGTCCAGCTTATATCCTTAGAAAGGAGGTGATCCAGCCGCACCTTCCGATACGGCTACCTTGTTACGACTTCACCCCAATCATCTGTCCCACCTTAGGCGGCTGGCTCCTTACGGTTACCCCACCGACTTCGGGTGTTACAAACTCTCGTGGTGTGACGGGCGGTGTGTACAAGGCCCGGGAACGTATTCACCGCGGCATGCTGATCCGCGATTACTAGCGATTCCGGCTTCATGTAGGCGAGTTGCAGCCTACAATCCGAACTGAGAATGGTTTTATGGGATTGGCTAAACCTCGCGGTCTTGCAGCCCTTTGTACCATCCATTGTAGCACGTGTGTAGCCCAGGTCATAAGGGGCATGATGATTTGACGTCATCCCCACCTTCCTCCGGTTTGTCACCGGCAGTCACCTTAGAGTGCCCAACTGAATGCTGGCAACTAAGATCAAGGGTTGCGCTCGTTGCGGGACTTAACCCAACATCTCACGACACGAGCTGACGACAACCATGCACCACCTGTCACTCTGTCCCCGAAGGGGAACGTCCTATCTCTAGGAGTGTCAGAGGATGTCAAGACCTGGTAAGGTTCTTCGCGTTGCTTCGAATTAAACCACATGCTCCACCGCTTGTGCGGGCCCCCGTCAATTCCTTTGAGTTTCAGCCTTGCGGCCGTACTCCCCAGGCGGAGTGCTTAATGCGTTAGCTGCAGCACTAAGGGGCGGAAACCCCCTAACACTTAGCACTCATCGTTTACGGCGTGGACTACCAGGGTATCTAATCCTGTTTGCTCCCCACGCTTTCGCGCCTCAGCGTCAGTTACAGACCAGAAAGCCGCCTTCGCCACTGGTGTTCCTCCACATCTCTACGCATTTCACCGCTACACGTGGAATTCCGCTTTCCTCTTCTGCACTCAAGTCCCCAGTTTCCAATGACCCTCCACGGTTGAGCCGTGGGCTTTCACATCAGACTTAAAGGACCGCCTGCGCGCGCTTTACGCCCAATAATTCCGGACAACGCTTGCCACCTACGTATTACCGCGGCTGCTGGCACGTAGTTAGCCGTGGCTTTCTGGTTAGGTACCGTCAAGGTACCGGCAGTTACTCCGGTACTTGTTCTTCCCTAACAACAGAGCTTTACGACCCGAAGGCCTTCATCGCTCACGCGGCGTTGCTCCATCAGACTTTCGTCCATTGTGGAAGATTCCCTACTGCTGCCTCCCGTAGGAGTCTGGGCCGTGTCTCAGTCCCAGTGTGGCCGATCACCCTCTCAGGTCGGCTACGCATCGTCGCCTTGGTGAGCCGTTACCTCACCAACTAGCTAATGCGCCGCGGGCCCATCTGTAAGTGACAGCCGAAACCGTCTTTCAGCTTTTCCTCATGTGAGGAAAAGGATTATCCGGTATTAGCTCCGGTTTCCCGAAGTTATCCCAGTCTTACAGGCAGGTTGCCCACGTGTTACTCACCCGTCCGCCGCTAACCACCGAAGTGGTTCGCTCGACTTGCATGTATTAGGCACGCCGCCAGCGTTCGTCCTGAGCCAGGATCAAACTCTCCAAGAAAGTTGATTAGCTCATTTTGTTACGTTGGCTTAGTTTCATAAGAAACTAATAATTTTTGTTTGTTGACGTTTTTGTTTGTTTAGTTTTCAAAGGACAATTTCGTCATCGCCCAAAAGCGACTTTATTAATATATCATCTGCAAAACATCATGTCAACAACTTTTTAAATCTCAGTAAGTTGTTTTTATGTCAGCAGCGACGTTTATTAATATACCAAGGCCGCATATAATTGTCAACGGTATTTATAAAAAAATCTATCCTTTTTTTCTATCTTTCTTTCCTCTCCTCATATATTTCAAACATTCATGTGGTGAGGCCACTCGTCTAAACAATGTAAACAATACTTTATATCTCTCTTCCATTGCTCTTTTTACAATATGATCAATTCGCTCATCTCTTAAATCAAATAGAATTTCATCCATTTCTCTTTTAATAAGGTATTCCATTTCCTTTACTTCTTTTTCATTGATCAGAAGACCAAACATCGAATAACCTCCAGCAAATAATCTAGTTATAGTAGTCTTTTCCAATTTATGTGATTTTATAAACGAATTTTTAATCATATTTTCAAAAAAACAAGCATAGGTTGAGACAAGGATGGTATTGGACGAGGTGGGAAGGATGAATTTCTTTTTTGTATTGAATGGGAAGTCTTTAAAAAATGTATCATTGGTATTAATTGCAGCCTTTTTTACTGCTTGGTTTCTTTATATGGAAAACCATGCACAAATTCCCGTTTTTTCAACGAAAGATGGCCCCAAAGCAGTCTATCGAGGGGAAAGGGATTTAGCTTTAACCTTTAATATCGGCTGGGGTGATGAAAAGGCAGAGCCAATTTTAGACACGTTAAAGAAAGAAAATGTGAAATCAGCTACCTTTTTCTTAGCAGGTTCTTGGGCAGAAAGACACCCCGACCTAGTTAGTCGGATTGTGAAAGAAGGATATGAAATTGGGATTCTTGGATACAATTATGAAGAGTATACCGAATTAGAGGATGTGAAGATTGCTAAGGATATATCTAAAGCACAAGAAGTCTTCACAAAATTAAATGTAAAAAGCATCAAACTGTTGCGTTCCCCAACTGGGCACTTTGATGAACGTACTTTAAAAATTGCCAAGAGATATGGCTACACAGTCGTTCATTGGAGTGTTGATTCAAAGGATTGGCAAAATCCAGGTGTATCTACTATCGTCGAAAATACAAAAAAAGCGAAGAAGGGGGATATCATTCTTCTTCATGCATCAGATTCCGCCAAACAAACTGCGAAAGCACTGCCGCTCATTTTAACGGATATTCGTCAAAAAGGATTAAAATTTGTTTCCGTAACAGAAATGATTGCAAACGGTGAAGCCCGTTCAAAAGAAATAAGGTAAAAAAAATTTACAGAAAAAAACCGCCCATTTAATTAATTGGACGGTTTTATTTTTTTATTTTTCACATTAGGACTAGCTGTTTTTGCACGGTTTTGACGTTCTTGTGCAGATTGTGTATTTAATTTATGAAGAATTAATAGCTGATACGCATTACATGCCATTAAAGCAAACATCATGAGATAGAGCCAGCTTCTTTCGTTTACCCGAAGAACAGGAACCCACTCAACTAGGGTAACCACAATCATAAAGAAAAGAGCAGGAATAAATGCCTCCCGACTGGTCTGTTTCGTTTTATACCAAGCAACGATTAGACCAAGCACTAAAAGAATGAGGGCAGGGCCAAAATAAGGTAAGACTGAATCCCCTTGTTTAGCAAAATTATCGTATCGTAAATAGATCAAATCAAATAGAGCAAAAAGAATAAGTACCATTTGAACCGCATTCCAAAGAGATGCGGATTTAAAAATCCCTAAACCAAAACGATGAACCGTTAAATAAGCAAAAAAGCCCATTTGACTTATAACACTAAAAAGAAAGCCCATAACAATTAACCAAATTAAGGTTGATAAAATATCAATGATTCTAAGTTCAACAAAATAAGGCTGAAATTCATTCCAGCGAACAATAAAACCCACAATAGCCGTTGTGATCCCGCCTATTAATAATGTGGTCATAAAAAGTCTTACCCAATTACGGCTCGTCACACTATAAACCTCCATATTACAAAAAATGAATACCATACTGATTGTACCAAGCTAATTTTGAAAAATCCATAATTTCATTTACATACGAATAATCTCTTGCCTTTTACTTCATTCTAAAATTAAGGAATCTTATGTGAAAGGAGCTTTAATTATGAAAACAAAAAGTATGTTGCTCCTCCTACCTATCATGTTGTTCCTAACAAGCTGTTCTTCTGGTGAATCAAGTAGCGGAGGGCAAATTGATTACGAACAAACGAAAAAAATGGTTGTCGATATTTTAAAGACAGATGATGGTAAGAAGGCAATTCAAGATGTAATGGCAGACGATAAAATGAAAGAAAAGTTGGTTATGGACCAAAAAGTGGTCTCTGACACCATTGAACAAACACTTACCTCCGATAAAGCAACAGACTTTTGGAAAAAAACCTTCAGTGACCCTAAATTTGCTAAAGGTGTAGCCAAGAATATGAGAAGCGAAAATGAAAAGTTGCTTAAGGATTTAATGAATGACCCGGAATATCGTGGCATGATGATTCAAGTCTTCAAGGAACCGGAAATTCAAAAAGAAATGGCAGACGCATTGAAAAGCAAGGAATACCGGGCACACCTTCAGTCAGTCATTTCAGAGACGATAGAAAGTCCGCTGTTTAAAGCTAAAATGCAAGAGCTACTCTTAAAAGCAGCAGAAGAAACACAAGGAAAATCCAGTTCAAAGCAAGGAGGAGGCCAATCTAGTGGCGAACAAAGCTCTGGGGGTGGTCAAAGCGGAACTGGCGGCGGACAATAAAGAGTAACAACCATAATAATAAAGCCTCTTCGTTCAAAACGAAGAGGCTTTATTATTATTTTTTCAGCAAGTTAGTCACTTTTTCAGCAATTTCTAAATAAATTTTTCCGATTTGGTGATCTTCTTGGTAGACGGATGGAGCAAAATCCGCATCATTCCAGTCCGGCTGATTTAACGGCAGTCTTCCAAGGACTTCTGTATTCAATTCATCGGCTAATTTGTCACCGCCGCCTTGCCCAAACACATATTCTTTTTCACCTGTTAGCTTACTTTCGAAATAAGCCATATTTTCAATTACCCCAAGCACCTCGTGTTCAGTTCGGATCGCCATCGCTCCCGCACGTGCAGCTACAAAGGCCGCTGTTGGATGTGGAGTCGTCACGATAATTTCTTTACAAGCAGGCAGCATAGTGTGTACATCTAATGCAACATCCCCTGTACCCGGTGGTAAATCTAGCAGTAAATAATCA comes from the Neobacillus sp. PS2-9 genome and includes:
- the sigW gene encoding RNA polymerase sigma factor SigW → MEAIIKKRIKQVIKGDQDAFGEIVEIYKNSVYQLCFRMLGNRHEAEDVAQEAFIRAYVNIKSFNQDLKFSTWLFRIATNLCIDRMRKKKPDYYLDSEVAGTEGLTMYAQVPSNTPLPENEVESLELHETVQQEILKLPEKYRSAIVLKYIEELSLNEISEILDLPLGTVKTRIHRGREALRQQLRYV
- a CDS encoding aspartyl-phosphate phosphatase Spo0E family protein, with amino-acid sequence MKRREVMCKVGLQRPKLMKEIEICRDAMVKLASETSLSHPHVIAVSKKLDVLLYQYHTLDY
- the rocF gene encoding arginase codes for the protein MTKKLSIIGMPMDLGQMRRGVDMGPSAIRYAGIYERLKPLFDEIHDLGDIPVGRPEVVVDKESNLRNLDLVAEKSTLLAEKVDEVLQSGAFPLVLGGDHSIAIGTLAGVSKHYKNLGVIWYDAHGDLNTAETSPTGNIHGMPLAVSLGWGHSLLTQILNYSPKVKPENVVIIGARALDDGEKELIKEKGIKVYTMHEIDRLGMTKVMEETIGYLKEKTDGVHLSLDLDGLDPSDAPGVGTPVMGGISYRESHLAMEMLEEAKIITSVEFVEVNPILDEKNKTAVCAVELMGSLFGEKLL
- the pdaB gene encoding polysaccharide deacetylase family sporulation protein PdaB produces the protein MNFFFVLNGKSLKNVSLVLIAAFFTAWFLYMENHAQIPVFSTKDGPKAVYRGERDLALTFNIGWGDEKAEPILDTLKKENVKSATFFLAGSWAERHPDLVSRIVKEGYEIGILGYNYEEYTELEDVKIAKDISKAQEVFTKLNVKSIKLLRSPTGHFDERTLKIAKRYGYTVVHWSVDSKDWQNPGVSTIVENTKKAKKGDIILLHASDSAKQTAKALPLILTDIRQKGLKFVSVTEMIANGEARSKEIR
- a CDS encoding KinB-signaling pathway activation protein, with the translated sequence MTSRNWVRLFMTTLLIGGITTAIVGFIVRWNEFQPYFVELRIIDILSTLIWLIVMGFLFSVISQMGFFAYLTVHRFGLGIFKSASLWNAVQMVLILFALFDLIYLRYDNFAKQGDSVLPYFGPALILLVLGLIVAWYKTKQTSREAFIPALFFMIVVTLVEWVPVLRVNERSWLYLMMFALMACNAYQLLILHKLNTQSAQERQNRAKTASPNVKNKKIKPSN
- the gerD gene encoding spore germination lipoprotein GerD, which produces MKTKSMLLLLPIMLFLTSCSSGESSSGGQIDYEQTKKMVVDILKTDDGKKAIQDVMADDKMKEKLVMDQKVVSDTIEQTLTSDKATDFWKKTFSDPKFAKGVAKNMRSENEKLLKDLMNDPEYRGMMIQVFKEPEIQKEMADALKSKEYRAHLQSVISETIESPLFKAKMQELLLKAAEETQGKSSSKQGGGQSSGEQSSGGGQSGTGGGQ